From a single Clostridium isatidis genomic region:
- a CDS encoding sensor domain-containing diguanylate cyclase, translating to MDDYKFRYHQLKMEYEGYQKITEEKIQQLSSENIQYQKNLDMLSNVILISNYINSNLSSNNIISMINDMIIGIIGVAQSTIYLFQDFKFVIKATNGTKESIKLTNKCKGYISKKKTFIINSKEPIVEDPQNKIAIHSRMGVPIKVGDKFIGYIIVDHPHYNFLTDFHEIFLSSIASQIAIALENSMLYKQIERAAQYDALIGVYNRKTFYNIIEERLASGTVNKYAIVMIDLDNFKQINDTLGHQFGDKVLIETAGIISSRLKEEDIIARYGGEELILYLNCNNDERNIYEEIDEIRNAISNHIVSKEGANTSITASFGVAFYPLDGENLERVINSADKLLYKAKSEGKNKVEISQMFIKESLTAKR from the coding sequence ATGGACGATTATAAGTTTAGGTATCATCAACTTAAGATGGAATATGAAGGGTATCAAAAAATTACAGAAGAGAAGATACAGCAACTCAGCTCCGAAAATATACAATATCAAAAAAATCTTGATATGCTATCAAATGTAATCTTAATTAGCAATTACATAAATTCAAATTTAAGTAGTAATAATATTATCTCCATGATAAATGATATGATAATTGGTATAATTGGGGTAGCTCAATCAACAATATATTTATTTCAAGACTTTAAATTTGTTATAAAAGCAACTAATGGAACAAAAGAAAGTATTAAGTTAACCAATAAATGTAAAGGATATATTAGTAAAAAGAAAACCTTTATAATAAATTCTAAAGAGCCTATTGTAGAAGACCCGCAGAACAAAATAGCAATACATTCTAGAATGGGAGTTCCAATTAAAGTAGGAGATAAGTTTATTGGATATATAATTGTTGATCATCCACATTACAATTTTTTGACGGATTTTCACGAGATATTTTTAAGTTCAATAGCAAGCCAAATTGCAATTGCTTTGGAAAACTCCATGTTATATAAACAAATTGAAAGAGCTGCTCAATATGATGCTTTAATAGGCGTTTATAATAGAAAGACCTTTTATAATATTATTGAAGAAAGATTAGCTTCCGGTACAGTAAATAAGTATGCAATAGTTATGATTGATTTAGATAATTTTAAACAAATTAATGATACTTTAGGCCATCAGTTTGGAGATAAGGTTTTAATAGAAACCGCTGGCATTATTAGTAGCAGGCTTAAAGAGGAAGATATAATTGCTAGATATGGAGGAGAAGAACTAATACTATATCTTAATTGTAATAATGATGAGAGAAATATATATGAAGAAATAGATGAGATAAGAAATGCTATATCCAATCATATTGTTTCAAAAGAAGGAGCGAACACTAGTATAACTGCAAGTTTTGGTGTTGCTTTTTATCCACTTGATGGAGAAAACTTAGAAAGAGTAATAAATAGTGCAGATAAGTTACTTTATAAAGCTAAGTCTGAAGGTAAGAATAAAGTAGAAATTTCTCAAATGTTTATTAAGGAATCCTTGACAGCAAAAAGATAG
- a CDS encoding Ger(x)C family spore germination protein, giving the protein MKVNKIIIAIMLLLTPALLSGCFNYNDINKLTFVTSIIFDEEDSDKIIVYVDCIKPYRSSDEGEEKARRIMYKGEGKTAIEALKNVNLISSTRLNYSQNRAYIFTEKAAKSGIEKYLSLINNNQQLSIKPDMFIYSGDISKLLEVSSKDEEYLGQFLEELINRNKTNPKAVSANMNDYLSKVIEEDDSFIVGSLKIKEDEIGEKIELSGGAILKDHKLVSNMNPEDVISYNVLLNNITDGILEIANPQNDNGLITVEILGTNVESNIEIEDEKIKLIKNVDLKVTIAEAQSELIVNDEILDYIKEETENLMKDYLVSTFDKFKKEELDIFEVKRLLNINYPKFDIESPLLNTNLEVNVKVIIDGSSLIKDIL; this is encoded by the coding sequence ATGAAAGTTAATAAAATAATAATTGCTATAATGCTATTACTTACTCCTGCCCTTTTAAGCGGATGTTTTAATTATAATGATATTAATAAACTTACCTTTGTAACAAGTATAATATTTGATGAAGAAGATAGTGATAAGATAATAGTCTACGTTGATTGTATTAAACCCTATAGAAGCAGTGATGAGGGGGAAGAAAAGGCTAGAAGAATAATGTATAAGGGAGAAGGGAAAACAGCAATAGAAGCCTTAAAAAATGTAAATTTAATTTCTAGTACGAGATTAAATTATTCTCAAAATAGAGCTTATATATTTACTGAAAAAGCTGCTAAATCAGGAATAGAGAAATATTTAAGCCTTATTAATAATAATCAGCAATTATCAATTAAGCCAGATATGTTTATTTATTCTGGAGATATAAGTAAACTATTAGAAGTAAGTTCAAAAGATGAAGAGTATCTAGGGCAATTTCTTGAAGAACTTATTAATAGAAATAAGACTAATCCAAAAGCAGTAAGTGCTAATATGAATGATTATTTAAGCAAGGTGATAGAAGAAGATGATTCTTTTATTGTAGGAAGTCTTAAAATAAAGGAAGATGAAATTGGAGAAAAAATTGAGCTTAGTGGAGGGGCTATATTAAAAGATCATAAGTTAGTTTCTAATATGAATCCTGAAGATGTAATAAGTTATAATGTACTTTTAAATAATATTACAGATGGTATATTGGAAATAGCTAACCCACAAAATGATAATGGACTTATTACAGTGGAAATATTAGGTACAAATGTTGAGAGTAATATAGAAATTGAAGATGAAAAAATAAAGCTTATAAAAAATGTAGATTTGAAAGTAACAATAGCAGAAGCACAAAGCGAACTAATTGTTAATGATGAAATTTTAGATTATATAAAAGAAGAGACTGAAAATTTAATGAAAGATTATTTAGTAAGCACATTTGATAAGTTCAAAAAAGAAGAATTAGATATTTTTGAAGTGAAAAGATTATTAAATATAAATTACCCTAAATTTGACATAGAAAGCCCTCTGTTAAATACTAACTTAGAAGTGAATGTTAAGGTAATAATTGATGGCAGCAGTTTAATAAAAGATATTTTATAG
- a CDS encoding spore germination protein: MDKLQEIKQRLEKNFDVKYRKVETAIGNATIVYIDDLCNVRMISEYIVMPLKNIRQLPETKNQDKSILDQIMENVLDINALGLCDDVDDALWHILSGDPIVIFEGIEDIIFLEAKGFPVRSVGTPETEAVLKGPKEGFNELIVNNIALIRRRIKSTDLKFEIAVVGDKSNTSVAICYINGLAPEALIRNVKEKVAELDLSFILDTNYVEDALKNQISFFDTVGYTEKPDEVCAKLLEGRVGVIVDGTPFVITVPYFFLENFQMPDDYYLNKYFTNFNRVLRWIAFFLAVFVPALYVAVTTYHFSIIPSIFMFRLAVSRAGVPFPTFLEVLIVMLAFQLIKEAGLRLPKPIGGAMSIVSGLILGESAVAAGIASRITIVIIALSSLAYFLIPKLYGPLSFWAIVLVGFSSAFGIPGFLSGVLLMLIQLSQLDSAGYQFLFPIGSTKELKFRDIAFRGSLSKISKNVIKEGGKDES, encoded by the coding sequence ATGGATAAGTTACAAGAAATTAAACAAAGATTAGAAAAAAACTTTGATGTTAAATATAGGAAAGTAGAAACTGCAATAGGCAATGCAACAATCGTATATATAGATGACTTATGTAATGTAAGAATGATAAGTGAATATATTGTAATGCCGCTTAAGAATATTAGGCAGTTACCAGAGACAAAGAATCAAGATAAAAGCATATTAGATCAAATAATGGAAAATGTTTTAGACATAAATGCCTTAGGTTTATGTGATGATGTAGATGATGCCCTATGGCATATTTTATCTGGTGATCCAATTGTAATATTTGAAGGAATTGAAGATATTATTTTTCTAGAAGCTAAAGGATTTCCGGTAAGAAGTGTTGGAACTCCTGAAACAGAAGCTGTACTAAAGGGGCCTAAGGAAGGTTTTAATGAGTTAATTGTAAATAATATTGCTTTAATAAGAAGAAGAATAAAATCTACAGATTTAAAGTTTGAAATAGCAGTAGTAGGTGATAAATCAAATACTTCTGTTGCTATTTGTTATATAAATGGGTTAGCTCCAGAAGCTTTAATAAGAAATGTAAAAGAAAAGGTTGCTGAGCTTGATTTAAGTTTTATATTAGATACAAATTATGTAGAGGATGCTTTAAAAAATCAGATAAGTTTCTTCGATACAGTAGGATATACAGAAAAGCCAGATGAAGTTTGTGCGAAGTTGTTAGAAGGAAGAGTTGGAGTAATAGTAGATGGTACTCCTTTTGTTATTACAGTACCATATTTCTTTTTAGAAAACTTTCAAATGCCTGATGACTATTATTTAAATAAATATTTTACAAACTTTAATAGAGTATTAAGATGGATAGCATTTTTTCTAGCTGTATTTGTACCAGCTTTATATGTAGCGGTAACAACCTATCATTTTTCTATTATACCATCGATATTTATGTTTAGATTAGCAGTATCAAGGGCTGGGGTGCCATTTCCAACCTTTTTAGAAGTATTAATAGTTATGTTAGCCTTCCAATTAATTAAGGAGGCTGGTCTAAGGCTGCCAAAACCAATAGGCGGAGCTATGAGTATAGTATCAGGTTTAATTTTAGGTGAATCAGCTGTAGCTGCAGGAATAGCTTCAAGAATTACTATAGTTATAATAGCTTTAAGTTCCTTAGCATATTTTTTAATTCCAAAGCTTTATGGACCTTTATCTTTCTGGGCCATTGTTTTGGTTGGCTTTTCTTCTGCTTTTGGGATACCAGGATTTTTATCTGGAGTTTTATTGATGTTAATTCAATTATCACAGTTAGATTCAGCTGGCTATCAATTCTTATTCCCAATTGGAAGCACAAAAGAATTGAAATTTAGAGATATAGCTTTTAGAGGAAGTTTATCTAAAATTTCAAAGAATGTAATAAAAGAGGGTGGTAAAGATGAAAGTTAA
- a CDS encoding GerAB/ArcD/ProY family transporter has protein sequence MNKISSKHFILFIVGATLISLKTYPSIFINFGGRDTWLIALFACIIFTVFLTYITHISLSTNTFDIRDIFIQSTPRFISMILIAIYTIALFINAIEAASVEISALHSTIFIDTPVWYALIFFLFPSFFILNKNLRTILIFILVSVFALIVNGIIFLILSQPYKEVTQLLPILGTGFPKNYYTALFSILGALSCFMIIAPFLKYVVDHENLRKNNLYAAAIISVFIILSFIGVITAFGPERGKNLFYPEFVIGQRIKLGGFIEFGEIFFINQTVLGFFIKYILSTYSILTLNSKYIKTKPLFIGIYSFIIFSLSTFIGQNNYILYFTLKNIQLMNLAVFFIIPLIIYTIYLIKYKNNSKNTKFSE, from the coding sequence ATGAATAAAATTTCTAGCAAACACTTTATATTATTTATAGTTGGAGCTACCCTTATATCCTTAAAAACTTATCCTTCTATATTTATTAATTTTGGGGGGAGAGATACCTGGCTGATAGCTTTATTTGCTTGTATAATATTTACTGTATTTTTAACTTATATAACACATATTTCTTTATCAACTAATACTTTTGATATCAGAGATATTTTTATTCAATCTACTCCAAGATTTATTAGTATGATATTAATAGCAATTTATACCATAGCTTTATTTATTAATGCAATAGAAGCAGCATCTGTGGAAATAAGCGCATTACATTCCACTATATTTATAGATACTCCAGTTTGGTATGCCTTAATCTTTTTTCTTTTTCCTTCTTTCTTTATTCTTAATAAGAATTTAAGAACAATATTAATATTCATACTTGTTAGTGTCTTTGCCTTAATAGTTAACGGAATTATATTTTTAATTTTGTCACAACCTTATAAAGAAGTAACTCAACTTCTGCCTATTTTAGGCACTGGATTTCCTAAAAACTACTACACCGCTTTATTTTCAATACTAGGAGCTCTTTCATGCTTTATGATTATTGCTCCATTTTTAAAATATGTAGTAGATCATGAAAACTTAAGAAAAAATAATCTCTATGCTGCTGCTATAATTTCTGTTTTTATAATATTATCCTTTATAGGAGTAATAACAGCTTTTGGACCTGAAAGAGGAAAAAACTTATTTTATCCTGAATTTGTAATTGGCCAAAGAATTAAACTAGGAGGCTTCATAGAATTCGGGGAAATATTTTTTATTAACCAAACTGTACTGGGATTTTTTATTAAATATATATTATCAACCTACAGCATTTTGACTTTAAATTCAAAATACATAAAAACTAAACCATTATTTATTGGAATTTATTCCTTTATTATATTTTCCTTATCAACCTTTATAGGGCAAAATAATTATATACTCTACTTTACATTAAAAAATATTCAACTTATGAATTTAGCTGTTTTCTTTATAATACCTCTAATAATTTATACTATTTATCTAATTAAATATAAGAACAACAGTAAAAATACTAAATTTTCAGAATAA
- a CDS encoding zinc-ribbon domain-containing protein, which yields MEDKKIICKDCGKEFVFTVGEQEFYKEKGFDNEPVRCFECRKARKAQYNRK from the coding sequence ATGGAAGATAAGAAAATAATTTGTAAAGACTGCGGAAAGGAATTTGTTTTCACAGTTGGAGAACAAGAATTCTACAAAGAAAAAGGATTTGATAACGAACCAGTAAGATGTTTTGAATGTAGAAAAGCTAGAAAAGCACAATACAACAGAAAGTAA
- the trpS gene encoding tryptophan--tRNA ligase: MENNNESKKVIFSGIQPSGNPTIGNYLGALRNWVKLQDEFDCYFCIVDLHAITVKQVPKELREKTLEMLAIYLAAGIDPEKNTIFIQSHVPAHSEAAWLLTCNSYMGELSRMTQYKDKSKKYGDNDSIGAGLFVYPVLMAADILLYNTDLVPVGQDQKQHLELARDLANRFNNAYSPTFKVPEPYIQKAGAKIMSLQDPTKKMSKSDENANAYILIMDPPEVIRKKVSRAVTDSLGVVNYSDEQPGVKNLLNILIAIKGSTPEELVEYYKGKGYAELKKDVADSIIGELEPIQTKVKELLKDKAYLESIYKKGAEKAHYISMKTLRKMQKKIGFIPR; this comes from the coding sequence TTGGAAAACAATAATGAAAGTAAAAAGGTTATTTTCAGCGGAATACAGCCTTCTGGAAATCCTACCATAGGTAATTATTTAGGTGCATTAAGAAACTGGGTTAAACTTCAAGATGAATTTGATTGTTACTTTTGTATAGTTGACTTACATGCTATAACTGTTAAGCAAGTACCAAAGGAATTAAGAGAAAAAACTTTAGAAATGTTAGCTATTTATTTAGCTGCTGGAATAGATCCTGAAAAGAATACTATTTTTATTCAATCTCATGTACCAGCTCATTCTGAAGCAGCTTGGTTATTAACATGTAATTCTTACATGGGTGAATTAAGTAGAATGACACAATATAAAGATAAATCTAAAAAATATGGAGATAATGATTCTATAGGGGCTGGACTATTTGTTTATCCAGTACTTATGGCCGCTGATATATTATTATATAACACAGATCTTGTTCCAGTAGGCCAAGATCAAAAACAGCATCTTGAACTAGCTAGAGATCTTGCAAATAGGTTTAATAATGCTTACAGCCCAACTTTCAAAGTTCCTGAACCATATATTCAAAAGGCTGGAGCTAAAATAATGAGCTTACAAGATCCTACTAAGAAAATGTCTAAATCAGATGAAAATGCAAACGCTTATATTTTAATTATGGACCCACCTGAAGTTATAAGAAAAAAAGTTTCTAGAGCTGTTACAGACAGCCTGGGAGTAGTTAATTACTCTGATGAACAGCCAGGAGTTAAAAATTTGCTAAATATTCTTATAGCTATTAAGGGTTCAACTCCTGAAGAACTTGTAGAATATTATAAAGGTAAAGGCTATGCTGAATTAAAGAAAGACGTTGCTGATTCTATTATTGGAGAGCTTGAGCCGATACAAACAAAGGTTAAGGAACTTCTTAAAGATAAGGCATACCTTGAAAGCATTTATAAAAAAGGGGCAGAAAAAGCGCATTATATTTCAATGAAAACCTTAAGAAAAATGCAAAAGAAAATTGGATTTATTCCAAGATAA
- a CDS encoding O-antigen ligase family protein, which translates to MIKLYKNLLNTLIIIFVIFYPILPSYGDKNPDKILHLIFVVQALGIIFIPLERKYYFNVMKNIKEDKIFLSLLLLNILMYSSSFISFDSDTTLKASLKFSLYIWIYYNIVYNLRGKNIFKILLTSFVGVAAISSIFSIYQTYENLHINKHINAENRISSFLENSNILGLYAVSALFIVIMLFLNSKKNYQKVCFSICSLLLIINIILSQSRNALIALIFGSILLSLIYNKKLILPTAITLGTLIILPISRTRIIDILSTNQNISRIKIWKITNFIIKDNFLFGVGYDGYSSVYPDYVNNYKDLMIRDDYMAYHPHNVFLKFQSELGILGTILLVLFFSLTLYNFYKNIKLFKNSNKQAIIVGTAVSFLCFLLMNMVDSYFNSPKAIMTLCLILGISNFYSNKKVKEPFEKYFSNGSFVTSAQNQTGYI; encoded by the coding sequence ATGATTAAATTATATAAGAATTTATTAAATACATTAATAATAATTTTTGTTATTTTTTATCCAATTTTACCCAGTTATGGTGATAAAAATCCAGATAAAATACTGCATTTAATTTTTGTTGTACAAGCTCTAGGTATTATTTTTATTCCTTTAGAAAGAAAATATTATTTTAATGTTATGAAAAATATTAAAGAAGATAAAATTTTTCTTTCTTTATTATTACTAAATATTTTAATGTATTCCTCTAGTTTTATTTCTTTTGATAGCGATACTACCCTTAAAGCTAGTTTAAAATTTTCTTTGTATATTTGGATTTATTATAATATAGTCTATAATTTAAGGGGAAAAAATATATTTAAGATATTATTAACCTCTTTTGTAGGTGTTGCAGCAATTTCTAGTATTTTTTCTATATATCAGACTTATGAAAATCTTCATATTAACAAACATATAAATGCTGAAAATAGAATTTCTTCATTTTTAGAAAATTCAAATATACTAGGCTTATATGCTGTATCAGCCCTATTTATAGTTATAATGCTATTTTTAAACAGTAAAAAGAACTATCAAAAAGTATGCTTCTCAATTTGTTCGCTTTTACTTATTATAAATATTATATTATCTCAGTCTAGAAATGCTTTAATAGCATTAATATTTGGAAGTATACTTTTATCATTGATCTATAATAAAAAACTAATATTACCAACTGCTATAACATTAGGAACTTTAATAATATTGCCTATTAGCAGGACTAGAATAATAGATATTCTAAGTACAAATCAAAATATTAGTAGAATAAAAATATGGAAAATAACTAATTTTATAATAAAAGATAATTTCCTATTTGGTGTAGGCTATGATGGATATTCATCTGTTTATCCTGATTATGTAAATAATTATAAAGATTTAATGATACGTGATGACTATATGGCTTATCATCCTCATAATGTATTTTTAAAATTTCAAAGTGAGTTAGGTATCCTTGGAACAATATTATTAGTACTTTTCTTTTCATTAACTTTATATAACTTTTATAAAAATATAAAACTATTTAAAAACTCTAATAAACAAGCAATTATAGTTGGAACAGCAGTTTCATTTTTATGCTTTTTACTTATGAATATGGTGGACAGTTATTTTAATTCACCTAAGGCTATAATGACATTATGCTTAATTTTAGGAATATCAAACTTTTATTCAAATAAAAAAGTTAAAGAACCATTTGAAAAGTACTTTTCAAATGGTTCTTTTGTTACATCAGCTCAAAATCAGACAGGCTATATATAA
- the lepB gene encoding signal peptidase I → MLELKRINRSLEDFFTKLSLREISQIVLITFLILLMISRFFVPVIVVGNSMRKTLEDGEILILYKKAYVRKVPKYKDIVIIKVNDSFKPETIVKRVIGAPGDHVVIKDSKVYINEELLEEKYINDEEVVSGKYDIDILLNEDEIFVMGDNRNHSSDSRNPNIGVINYKESVLGKIIYSLSDFELM, encoded by the coding sequence ATGTTGGAGTTAAAAAGAATTAATAGGAGTCTAGAAGATTTTTTTACAAAATTATCATTAAGAGAGATATCCCAAATAGTACTAATAACCTTTTTAATTTTATTAATGATATCAAGATTTTTTGTTCCAGTAATAGTTGTAGGAAATTCAATGAGAAAAACTTTAGAAGATGGAGAAATTTTGATTTTATATAAGAAAGCCTATGTTAGAAAAGTGCCTAAATATAAGGATATAGTAATAATAAAAGTAAATGACAGCTTTAAGCCAGAAACTATTGTTAAAAGGGTAATAGGTGCTCCTGGAGATCATGTTGTTATAAAAGATAGTAAAGTATATATAAATGAAGAATTATTAGAAGAGAAATATATAAATGATGAAGAGGTAGTTAGTGGTAAATATGATATAGACATACTTTTAAATGAAGATGAAATCTTTGTTATGGGAGATAATAGAAATCATTCTTCTGATTCAAGAAATCCTAATATAGGAGTAATAAATTATAAAGAAAGTGTTTTAGGGAAAATTATATATAGCCTGTCTGATTTTGAGCTGATGTAA
- the galU gene encoding UTP--glucose-1-phosphate uridylyltransferase GalU, whose translation MKVRKAIIPAAGLGTRFLPATKAQPKEMLPIVDKPTIQYIIEEAVASGIEEILIVTGRNKKCIEDHFDRSVELELELEKNKKDEMLEMVREISDIADIHYIRQKEPRGLGHAILCARAFVGNEPFAVLLGDDVVDAEVPCLKQLMDCYNEYKTSILGVQTVPKDDVNKYGIVDGLHIEDRVYKVKNLVEKPAIEEAPSNVAILGRYIITPQIFNILEQTKPGKGGEIQLTDALQTLISQEAMYAYNFEGKRYDVGDKFGFLQATVEFALKREELRETFMNYLANRDWDNELKK comes from the coding sequence ATGAAAGTTAGAAAAGCTATTATACCAGCAGCTGGATTAGGGACTAGATTTTTACCAGCTACTAAAGCACAGCCTAAGGAAATGCTTCCAATAGTTGATAAGCCAACTATTCAATATATTATAGAAGAGGCTGTGGCATCTGGAATAGAAGAAATTCTTATTGTAACTGGAAGAAATAAAAAATGTATAGAAGATCACTTTGATAGATCTGTTGAATTAGAATTAGAATTAGAAAAAAACAAAAAAGATGAAATGCTAGAGATGGTAAGGGAAATATCTGATATAGCAGATATCCATTATATTAGACAAAAGGAACCAAGAGGTTTAGGTCATGCTATCTTATGCGCAAGAGCTTTTGTTGGAAATGAGCCATTCGCAGTATTATTAGGTGATGATGTGGTAGATGCAGAAGTTCCTTGTTTAAAGCAATTAATGGATTGCTATAATGAATATAAAACTTCAATATTAGGAGTTCAAACTGTACCAAAGGATGATGTAAATAAATATGGAATAGTAGATGGACTTCATATAGAAGATAGAGTATATAAGGTTAAGAATTTAGTTGAAAAACCAGCAATAGAAGAGGCACCAAGTAATGTAGCTATTTTAGGCAGATATATAATAACTCCACAAATTTTTAACATTTTAGAACAAACAAAGCCTGGAAAGGGTGGAGAAATTCAACTTACAGATGCTCTACAAACATTAATTTCCCAAGAAGCTATGTATGCTTATAATTTTGAAGGGAAGAGGTATGATGTTGGAGATAAATTTGGTTTCTTACAAGCAACAGTTGAATTTGCTTTAAAGAGAGAAGAATTAAGAGAAACATTTATGAACTATTTAGCAAATAGAGATTGGGATAATGAATTGAAGAAATAG
- a CDS encoding ABC transporter ATP-binding protein: protein MLEVENYSFKYGENLVLDNINFSLEKGKILGIIGPSGCGKTSLVKAIVGLYESNESNIRLFGKQVYDNPEIKRNIAYVPDEQPSFYLITIKEIVNFYKSIYSSFSEERFYKINKVFKIPLNKRFMQLSKGMKMRVSIMIAFSIDASLLVLDEPTSGLDPILKRAVLNLVKEKVTRGEKAAIITSHNLRDLEEVCDEILIINNGKVDYYNTLNNMKENIKKIQVAFDKPIYEEDLACQGIITIDNVGRVFTIITEKYDDKFIKSLQQYEPLFIEEIDLNLEEIFIYKLGKEKEYEKIFK from the coding sequence GTGCTAGAAGTTGAAAATTATTCTTTTAAGTATGGAGAAAATTTAGTTTTAGATAATATAAATTTTTCCTTAGAAAAAGGAAAGATTCTTGGTATAATAGGTCCCAGCGGCTGTGGAAAAACCTCTTTAGTCAAGGCAATAGTTGGACTATATGAATCAAATGAAAGTAATATTAGGCTTTTTGGAAAGCAGGTTTATGATAATCCTGAAATAAAAAGAAATATAGCCTATGTGCCAGATGAGCAGCCTAGCTTTTATTTAATTACTATAAAAGAGATAGTTAACTTTTATAAGAGCATATACAGTTCCTTTAGTGAGGAAAGATTTTATAAAATAAATAAGGTATTTAAAATACCTTTAAACAAGAGATTTATGCAGCTTTCAAAGGGGATGAAAATGAGAGTAAGCATAATGATAGCTTTTTCAATAGATGCCAGCTTATTAGTTTTAGACGAGCCTACTTCTGGCCTTGATCCAATTTTAAAGAGGGCTGTATTAAATTTAGTTAAGGAGAAAGTAACTAGGGGAGAAAAAGCAGCAATAATAACTTCACATAATTTGAGAGATTTAGAGGAAGTATGCGATGAAATATTAATAATTAATAATGGTAAGGTAGATTATTATAATACTTTAAATAATATGAAGGAGAATATTAAGAAGATTCAAGTAGCCTTTGATAAGCCAATTTATGAAGAGGACTTAGCTTGCCAAGGAATAATAACTATAGATAATGTTGGCAGGGTATTTACTATTATTACAGAAAAATATGATGATAAATTTATAAAAAGTCTGCAACAATATGAACCATTATTCATTGAAGAAATTGATTTAAACTTAGAGGAAATTTTTATTTATAAGCTTGGAAAGGAAAAGGAATATGAGAAAATATTTAAATAA
- a CDS encoding sugar transferase, with product MSKIDRVIKRIFDFVVSLIGIIIISPILIIVAICIKADSKGNILFLQKRIGKDGKPFNIYKFRTMVSNAEKLGAQITVGKDSRITRVGAFLRKYKIDELPQLFNVLKGDMSLVGPRPEVPKYVELYTEEEKKVLEVRPGITDLASIRYSDENDILGKVENPEEYYINVIMKDKLKLNLEYIEKSNIFFDIYLIIKTILKCI from the coding sequence ATGAGCAAAATTGATAGAGTAATAAAAAGAATATTTGATTTTGTAGTATCCTTAATTGGGATAATAATAATATCACCTATTCTTATAATTGTAGCAATATGTATAAAAGCAGATTCTAAAGGAAATATATTATTTCTTCAAAAAAGAATTGGTAAAGATGGTAAGCCTTTTAATATTTATAAGTTTAGAACTATGGTAAGTAATGCTGAAAAACTGGGAGCCCAGATTACAGTTGGAAAAGATAGTAGAATTACAAGAGTTGGGGCTTTCTTAAGAAAATATAAAATAGATGAACTTCCTCAGCTCTTTAATGTATTAAAAGGTGATATGAGTTTAGTTGGTCCTAGACCAGAGGTTCCAAAGTATGTTGAATTATATACTGAAGAAGAAAAAAAGGTTTTAGAAGTTAGGCCTGGTATTACAGATTTAGCATCCATAAGATACAGCGATGAAAATGATATACTAGGTAAGGTTGAAAATCCTGAAGAATATTATATTAATGTTATTATGAAGGATAAGCTTAAATTAAATTTAGAATATATTGAGAAAAGTAATATATTTTTTGATATTTACTTAATTATTAAAACAATACTTAAATGCATATAA